From one Brachypodium distachyon strain Bd21 chromosome 4, Brachypodium_distachyon_v3.0, whole genome shotgun sequence genomic stretch:
- the LOC112268664 gene encoding putative auxin-responsive protein IAA29 yields MDSSVVIDANPGLSPSRFVKVFMHGKAFGRKINLALHNSYDSLSLTLKRLGSNYSLSQEELNNLAMNEEDGAADDNDFVLWLFTISVKKIYIAPPENQDDNGDYLEEGAGDNGDGNGGAAVGDEVAIAAEEVGDGVAIAEDEEVLDAAGEAEEAGDGAAIGEVEDAGSVAGDIGDGSVEDADMPEI; encoded by the exons ATGGACTCCTCTGTTGTAATCGACGCGAACCCAGGTTTATCACCATCAAGGTTTGTGAAGGTTTTCATGCATGGGAAAGCCTTTGGAAGGAAGATAAATTTGGCTCTTCACAACAGTTATGACTCGCTGTCTTTGACCCTGAAAAGACTGGGCAGCAACTATTCTC TTTCGCAAGAAGAACTGAATAACTTGGCAATGAATGAAGAAGACGGTGCAGCAGATGACAACGACTTCGTGCTTTG GCTTTTCACCATTTCGGTCAAGAAGATCTACATTGCTCCCCCAGAAAATCAAGATG ATAATGGGGATTATCTAGAGGAAGGAGCAGGAGATAATGGTGATGGCAATGGCGGCGCTGCTGTTGGAGATGAAGTTGCTATTg cggCCGAGGAAGTTGGAGATGGAGTTGCTATtgctgaagatgaagaagtcCTTGATGCTGCTGGGGAAGCTGAGGAAGCTGGAGATGGAGCTGCTATTGGTGAGGTTGAAGATGCAGGATCTGTTGCCGGGGATATTGGAGATGGCAGCGTTGAGGATGCAGATATGCCAGAAATATGA